One region of Fusobacterium periodonticum 1_1_41FAA genomic DNA includes:
- a CDS encoding DJ-1/PfpI family protein — MKKIAVFLFEGAELFEIASFTDIFGWNNIVGLKEFRDIKVETISYKEEIKCTWGGTLKAEKLVTENNIEEIFSYDALVIPGGFGGANFFKDKENKIFKKLVKYFSENNKIIVAICTAVINLIETREIKNRKVTTYLLDNKRYFNQLKKFDVIPEEKEIVVDENLFTCSGPANALDLSLLILEKITSKENVEIVKKNMFLK; from the coding sequence ATGAAAAAAATAGCAGTATTTCTATTTGAGGGTGCAGAACTTTTTGAGATAGCAAGTTTTACAGATATCTTTGGTTGGAATAATATAGTTGGCTTAAAAGAATTTAGAGATATAAAGGTGGAAACAATTTCATATAAAGAAGAGATTAAATGTACTTGGGGTGGAACTTTAAAAGCAGAAAAGCTTGTTACAGAAAATAATATAGAAGAGATTTTCTCTTATGATGCTCTAGTTATACCAGGTGGTTTTGGTGGAGCTAACTTCTTTAAGGACAAGGAAAATAAAATATTTAAAAAATTAGTTAAATATTTTTCTGAGAATAACAAAATTATTGTAGCTATTTGTACAGCTGTTATCAATTTAATAGAAACAAGAGAAATAAAAAATAGGAAGGTAACAACTTATCTTTTAGATAATAAAAGATATTTTAATCAATTAAAAAAATTTGATGTCATTCCTGAAGAAAAAGAAATTGTTGTAGATGAAAATCTATTTACTTGTTCAGGACCGGCTAATGCTCTGGACTTGTCACTATTAATTTTAGAGAAAATAACATCTAAAGAAAATGTTGAAATAGTGAAGAAAAATATGTTTTTAAAATAG
- the rpsT gene encoding 30S ribosomal protein S20 codes for MANSKSAKKRVLVAERNRVRNQAVKTRVKTMAKKVLATLELKDVEAAKTALSVAYKELDKAVSKGILKKNTASRKKARLAAKVNSLVNSL; via the coding sequence ATGGCAAATTCAAAATCAGCTAAAAAGAGAGTATTAGTAGCAGAAAGAAATAGAGTTAGAAATCAAGCAGTTAAAACTAGAGTTAAAACTATGGCTAAAAAAGTTTTAGCTACATTAGAACTTAAAGATGTTGAAGCTGCAAAAACAGCTTTATCAGTTGCATATAAAGAATTAGATAAAGCAGTTAGCAAAGGAATCTTAAAGAAAAATACTGCTTCTAGAAAGAAAGCTAGATTAGCAGCAAAAGTTAATTCTTTAGTAAATTCTCTTTAA
- a CDS encoding nitroreductase family protein, with translation MIEKIKNTRSHRKFTDKKISKEEILKILEGARYSSSAKNSQFLRYSYTVDDEKCKKLFSAVSLGGLLKPEDKATLEERPRAYILISAKKDVSIPDFLQYFDVGIASQNIALLANELGYGACIVMSYNKNVFKEVLELPEDYETKVVIVLGEAKDIVKLTNSKDENDTKYFIENGTHYVPKLPLDKILL, from the coding sequence ATGATTGAAAAAATAAAAAATACTCGTTCACACAGAAAATTCACAGATAAAAAAATCTCAAAAGAAGAAATTTTAAAAATTCTAGAAGGAGCTAGATATTCTTCTTCAGCTAAGAATTCACAATTTTTAAGATATTCTTACACTGTAGATGATGAAAAATGTAAAAAACTTTTTTCTGCTGTTTCTTTGGGAGGACTATTAAAACCTGAAGATAAAGCTACTCTTGAAGAAAGACCTAGAGCCTATATATTAATTTCAGCAAAAAAAGATGTTAGTATTCCTGATTTTTTACAATATTTTGATGTAGGTATTGCTTCTCAAAATATTGCTTTACTTGCTAATGAGCTTGGTTATGGAGCTTGTATAGTTATGTCATACAATAAAAATGTTTTTAAAGAAGTTTTAGAACTTCCTGAAGATTATGAAACAAAAGTAGTTATAGTTTTAGGAGAAGCTAAAGATATAGTAAAACTTACCAATTCAAAAGATGAAAATGATACTAAATATTTCATTGAAAATGGAACTCATTATGTACCTAAATTACCTTTAGATAAAATTCTTCTTTAA